ccgctatggcggtgcagcctagtgggtccacatacccacagaccatgacagttactgaataaaaaacactatacaaagaccatattaccaccatatagtgaccatacagTGGTAGATTCCAGTTATACAAAGGAGCTCTGCAGGTGATATAAGTGATTGTGGCACGTTTATATCTagtcactcacaggtgatgtcttctctgattagtcgttcactttcctttttttttctgtatccgTCCAGACCActttgacgacttattccagccacgactcgtctctgcagaatttgaaatacagacatgttggtttctcgcttttccagcaccccccACACCTTTACCCCATCCTCTAAGCAACCTCATAATCCACAgttccccagatggtaataatgatccatcagtgctcgacacaataaaagtgccccatcaataACTGTGCTccctttgtgccccacagtaataatggagccacaaagggggcattattactgtggggcacaaagggAGCACAGTtattgatggggcacttttatgtagatagtgccacacacagcatgctgtagatagtgccacacacagctaccCTGCAGATACCTCCCCAAttttatgtagtgccacacagcccccttagtagatagtgcaactcagccccctcttgtatatagtgccacacagcccccctcttgtatatagtgccccacagcccccccttgtatatagtgccacacagcccccattattaaatagcgccacacagaaccctgtagatatcaccacacacagacccctgtagatagcgtaacacagccctccccctcttctaaatagtgccatgcagccccccttagtagatagggccacacacagaccactgtagatagtgccacacagccccccttgtatatagtaccaaatAGCCCCCTTGTgtttagtgacacacagcccccttgtatataatgccacacagcccctcttgtataaagttgcacacagccccaccttgtatatagtgccacacagtcccccttgtatatagtgctacacagccccccttgtatatagcgccacacagcctcttatatatagtgccacacagccccctcccttgtatataatgccacacagcccccccccttgtatatagtgccccacagccccccttgtatataatgccactcagccctccctcccttgtatacagtgccacacagccctcccttgtatatagtgctaccccaaaaaatatattgtactaaCCTtgacccgttcccacgacggacggAGCACTGCACAGTCTCCGgtcgggacacatgcgcagaccagcatcatgcagtgacgtcatcactccagcctgtgcagggagtcttcccagcgcctaacGCCTGCAGCATATTATATTCCTTTGTatatgcatcctgaggacgcagatacaagtaaatgtgtctgtcgctagcaccggggcccctctAGTGCTAGCgtggccaccgggcatgagggggcccgtgtggtTATGTGCAGTTCGtgcagctatgggccccctgggagccttgagcctcgggcggccgcccaaaccgccctaatgatgatccgccactgctggGTTCCCATATattgtaaatactgcagaatttctgcaacagaaatctgtgtggaaattccgcagcattaacagtagcagcaaagtggaaacacgccatggaaaaaaaacagattttcaattccgcagcatgtcaatgtatgtaTGCTGCAGGTTCTATGCGTATATGCTGcaagtttggcccatagacttaaaGAGGGAGCATATATTCGGAAACAGATGAGTTTTGTTGTGGTTTGTGTAGCGTTTACACAGCGGAAACGCAGTACATACCGCTGGAAGTCCGCAGGTGcagatatactttgctataatcaatgcttgACACTGAACCCACAGTTAAAACCTGTGAAAAACCGCAGCATTTTTGCAGCAGTATGTGCAGCAAGCGCACTTTGACTgaattacatgcatttttttgagATTTCGTTGCAGATTTTCTTTTGCAGgaattctgcagcgtatcctgcgTGTGGGATTATACCCTTAGGACTTGTTTACACTGTGCAACGTTGCAGAGATTTTATGCAACTTAAATTAAGtatcattcatctgaatggaacgtgCAGAAATCCATGCTTCTGCAGcaaaaacaaccacattcagataaatgaaacttatttttagtcgcagagaatttctgcaacaagatctgccgcgtgtgaaatcCCCCTTATTGTAATTATTGTAATACCTTGTCGCCGTCCAGTCACATCCTTCTGTCCCAGACGTCACCTCTATGCTGCTCGGTCAATCATGGTCAATCAGAGGGTGCACTATTGTCCATGTTTATTTACTAGTgactagttagggtatgttcacacggcttattttcagccgtttttttgaccGTTAACGCCCTGAAGAATGgcaaaaaatacggaggctgaacaacttcaaacatctgcccaatgatttcaatgggaaaagcggcGTTTCATTGCAACGAGGGATTTTTTTTACACGGCTGCTTGTAAAAACTgcgcataaaaaaacaaaccctgtaaaaataagtgcatgtcacttcttgagccgtttttcattgtctgggtatgttcatacaacctattttcagacttctttgggccgtaaatgccccgaaaaactgctaaaaatacaTGGGCTGAATGcacatctgcccattaaatttcaatgggaaaaacagcgctcCGTTCccatggggcattttttacgtggccatttttaaaaaccgcCACAtagaaaaaagaagtgcttgtcacttcttaagccgtttttggagccgtctttcatggactcaatagaaaaacagctccaaaaacggctgtaaaaaaagctagttgcttaaaaaatgcctgaaaatcaggggctgttttcccgtaaaaacagctccgcatttttagccgtttttgttaagcgtgtgaacatagccactcaatagaaaaacagttcaaaaaacgtctgtaaaaaatgcatcaaaaaacgcctgatgcataaaaaacggctgaagatcagaggctgttttcccttgaaaacagctccgtattttatggctgtttttagtttgccgtgtaaacataccctcatagtttaATTCTGTACCTTGCTTTTTACCTTGTGTTACCTGCTCTTTACTATTACTTGCGTTTGACCTGGACTGACTGAACAACCAAagggtccacacgtaacggaatcgcTGCGTAttctccgtccggaattgcggacagaaaacacgcagcggaatacagtagcagcaaagtgggtgcattttaacaaatgtcatccacacgctgcggaaaaattccgtccagaaattcacctgcggggcGTAATATtatttccacagcatgtcaattattgctgcggaaagtgtATTGATTTCCTGCGTTTTCTCCCCATAGAAATCAATTTGGAGCAAAAATTTTGCAGTAAACTACAAAGTACTGCATAATTTGCTGCGGAAACCCTGAAGAATTTCTTACAGGGGATGGAaattacagcacaggaagaagaaatattATCATCACACAGcccttaaaaaaaaggcactaaaaaaaccgcagcaagaatctgcactattttccatagtaaaaaaaatgcatgaaatggtgcagatttttttcGGAGCGGATTGTCTGCTAGCTAATGCGGAAATGGTGTGGAGACATTCCGCACTaaatccgttatgtgtggacaagccctaattgtGTATGACACTTACATACCTTGATTAAGGTACAAACCACTACATTTAATGACCATGGCAAGTTTTTTTGCCTCATATATGTTTCTGCCCACCTGTAATGAATTTGACTTCTGTCTCCCTCCATTCTAGCCCTAGCCTGTTTGTGACTGTTTTTCCCTAATCCTTTGGCACTGTACCTGTCtaaggggggatttacacgagcgtgtgcattttgcgcacgaaaaaaatgtggcgttttgtgtGTGCAAAAGACACGTAACAGCTCGGTATGTCATCAGATAGgatgtgcagccgccatcattatgacactccgtttagatgtttgtaaacagaaaagcacgtggtgcttttctgtttccaaacatacttttgactgctgtttcgCGAATAACGCACGTccaacggaagtgcttccgtgtggtgtgtgtgattttcacgcacccattgacttcaatgggtgcgtgatgcgcgaaaaacgcagaaatataggacctgtctgcactgccccatagactaatataggtccgtgcgaggcgcgtgaaaatcacacgcgttgcacggacgtatatcacgctcatgtaaatccgcccttggggcttgtccacacgtaacggaattgctgcgtattttctgtccgaaatagcggatggaaaatacacagcagaatacagtagtagcaaagttagTGTAAATGAACAAATGTCACCCACACGCTACGGAAAATTttagtccagaaattcacctggggTGCGTAATCTttcgttccgcagcatgtcaattattgctgcggaaagtggactgaattcctacatttttcagaggagatgtcagcatcacacaggcttaaaaaaatgcagcaaaatccgcactatacatgagttttcagaaagtggacaacccctttgaagttCTGGGAGAAAGGTGGGCTTTAAGTGCGGTGTGCGGTCCAATACAGTACAGCTCTTGCTCTTAATATCCCATAACCTGGTTtcttacacctcttgcacacgactgagTTTGAGCCGTGAAAAACAGTCCGTGTGTCGGCTGGATTGCCCAGCCCGACCGcgatacaggtgaacgggacttctGCCataatagacattttatgatgctaggactcTCTGCCTCCacgcggaactgctgttccatactgtataattttttttaaagtatgaaacagcagttccgtgaggaggcagagactcccagcatcataaatgtctatgctcAAAGAAGTCCCGTTCACCTATACCGTGGTCGAGCCGGGAAATCCAGCCAACACACGTCCCAAACTCGGTCATGTGGAAGAGGcgttacaataattttttttaaaaccctttATAAATTATTTACACGTAATACAAAACCGCTGGAAATAATTTTAATAGCCACGTTTTATTGGCATTCAAACACAAATATTCAAAATAAATGTTTAGGAGAATTTTCAGACTAACTCATTCACGTCGGAACACCTAGGAGGCCATGCTCCTATTTCATATACTTGcatccttttttattttaacatatcACCTATCATGATAAGAATCATTCATGTatctttatttatttcatttgtttAGTAGGAAAAATAAAACCTAACAAAATACAAAACTATGCTCACGAATTTGCATAGATAGACAGAAATTCTAACAAATAAGTGTTTCATTGTTTAATTCATTACTTGATCTTTGACCCTGTTCATTCATTGGTACTTCCTCTGCCATTGCCTCGTTGATACCACTTGACTCAGTAGATGAAGTTTTTACATTTTCAACCTTTTTGTACCTGCATAGTAATAGAAGCCATGATTTATAACCATGACCTATAAATACATATAATAGAGGATCCAAGCAGGTATTCAGAACAGCTAAACAGAGTGTTGTAACAACAGTCTTCTGAAGAACACCATGTAAGGTGCATATGTCTGGATGATGAACCAAATAATGTAAATGAACGGTTCTTTGAATATGGTAAGGCAAAAAACAGATGCAGAAAACCAAAAGAATGAGGACTATGATAGTAACCTGCtttctaatgttttttttctccataggcATAGTCACAATGTGTCTGATGAGCAACCCGTTACACACCACAATGGCTAGGAAAGGGATTAAAAGTCCTACAATCAAAGCATAATAGTTAATATACATTATCCTCTTCCATGATGACAACACAGCGGGTTCAAAGCACCTTTTAACATTTTCCCGCACACTTATACCAGAAAGTAGGAAGGGAGTTGTACTTAGACTTGTAAAAACCCAGATACCTGCACAAACTTTAATGACTGTCTGTACTTTAATTGTTCCTGGGTGCACCACCGACATATAACGGAAAATGCTCAGACAAGCCAAGAAGAAGATACTGGAGTACATGCTGAAATAGAAAGAGAAACTAGTAACGCGGCACATGAAGTCACCAAAAATCCAAGTCCCATTCTTATGGTAGTAGGTTATCCTAAGAGGCAGGAAAAATATAAACAGAAGGTCAGCCACCGCAAGGTTTTGTAGGCATATCGTTGAAATGCCTTTCTTTTTCCTGATCTTGCAGAAAACATACACGGCAGCCACGTTAAACAGCAACCCGCTGAGAAAAACAATGATGTAGACAGCTGTATACACCAGATACTTGTAATCATCTTCTATGGGGCATGGGTGTAGGGTGTCCTCTTCACTGTTGTTCATCTGGAAAGATAGGAACAAAGTGTTCAGAATTATAATAAAATTGCACTGgttgggttatgttcacacttacATTTAGGTTCTGTTCGATTAGACTTACATTGCTCCTACAAGGCCAAATAGCGTAGTATGCTGTGCTATTTTatccagtaaagaaaaaaaaagcaggatATAAACCTCACATATCCCATTATATGTCAATAGCACCTGTTAGGATTTGTTACAAAATGAATCTATCAtggatcctttaaccccttaatgctctGTGACGTATATATCCGTCACAAGCGGGTGCTTGTTCCTGCTCTGTGACAGATATATACATCACTAGGATCTCATGGGTACTGGCACATAATCCACGAGAATAGCGGCAGGAGCGTGGATCTTATACTCAGCTGGgcacctgctgcaactgccgggatCGAAGATAACTGCAATCCCGGCAATTTTACCTCTTAGATGCtgtagtcaatagcgactgcagcatttaagctgCTTTACAGCAGGTCAGGCTTTCGGCGACCCACTATGAAATCGCAGAGAGccgatgggttaccatggcagctgGGGACCTAACAAAGGCTCCTACAATAGGTCTGCAATGGATGAAGACCTATGAGGTCATGCCAGAAACATGGCCTAAAAGATTGCCAGTCTCTTTTACACTGACATACAATAACTGACATACAATAATGCGTTGGAATACTATGCATTCCGAAGCAATATACAAGTAATCATAAGATTGCAGCtcttagtcccctagtgggataaaaaaaaagtaaaatttaagattaataaaatgtaataaaataaaaagaccccccaaaatatttttctttttaaaaaaaaaagccatataaaaacaaaaaaacacatatatatatattttttcaaatactaaaaatatacatttatttttgttgcttatatagcgccaacatattctgcattgCTGTAGAGAAGTTGTATTTAAGGACTGTCCCCATTCGGGCTCACAATCTTGATTCCCTATGTATGTTTTTGAAATGTGAGAGGAAAACGGAGTACCCGTATTTAGATAGAAAAAAGTTATTAAGGTATCAATAGCCAcaaagaaaaaagtgaaattactaATTTACCTCTGCTACATCTCTACATTATGTCTACTGTGCTATGATACATCATCAGCATATAACTACACCTTTGAACCAGTGTGAAACTCTTCTCTGTTATTATTATGGTTATATTATGCTGACTAAACAAGTAAAACTTCAGTTTCACATTGAGATAAACAATTATTGGGTGTGGATACTACAGAGTTGAGAAATAACTAATAAACGTCTCACACTTGGCTATTGTTTTACATTCCACTTTGCATTTGGGAATATTTTACAACATACAACACTACAGAAGATggtattatataaataataatgaaaataataatacttTAGTATAAACCATGAGTTTCAATCAGCAGTAAGATACTAAATGTAAGTCTTATTTACACAgttttggctctgttcacactgccgttCAGAGGCTTTTGTTGGCAGTACTGTCGGATCTGCCAGGAAGATTAGCGACACATGCAATGATGTAGAAAAACCGGACACCATGATGCAGCCACAGTATGGCAGTAGTGTGGACCTCTGCAGCACTATTACTGACCCGTGTGCATGTACTCTGTGTATGTCATTAATTGCTGAGGTTCTGTCTACTCTCCATCATAAGAAAGCAAGGTTAATATGGGTGCAGTCacgtagaaatttctgcaactgaaaatcagttccatacatctaaggcctcatttacacgagcgtgtgcattttgcgcacgcaaaaaaacgcagcgttttgcgtgcgcaaaaggcacttgacagctccgtgtgtcatcagtgtatgatgcgcggctgcgtgattttcgcgcagccgccatcatagagatgaggctagtcgacgtcagtcactgtccagggtgctgaaaaagttaactgatcggcagtaactctttcagcaccctcgacagtgaattccgatcacaatatacagcaacctgtgaataaaaaaaagacgttcatacttaccaagaacttcctgcttcctccagtccggtctcccggccgttgccttggtgacgcgtccctctcttgacatccggccccacctccctggatgacgcggcagtccatgtgaccgctgcagcctgtgattggctgcagcctgtgcttggcctgtgattggctgcagctgtcacttggactgaattgtcatcccgggaggtcagactggaggaagaagccgggagttatcggtaagtcagaacttctttttttttttacacgttcatgtatattgtgatcggaagttactgtccagggtgctgaaccagtttaactctttcagcaccctggacagtgactgtctcctgacgttgtGTACCGGAAAAATTTTtgtcgggttcggtcaaaacgagttcggccgaacccggtgaagttcggttcgctcatctctaaattctgacactccgtttggatgtttgtaaacagaaaagcacgtggtgcttttctgtttacattcagagtttgacagctcttgcgcgaatcacgcagttcgcacggaagtgcttccgtgcgaccttcgtggttttcacgcacccattgacttcaatgggtacgtgatgcgcgaaaaacgcagaaatttagaacatgtcgtgagtttttttcagcgcactcacgctgagcaaaactcacggactgtctgcatgcccccatagactataggtccgtgcgaccctcgTGAAAGCACGTgcatcgcacggacgtatatcacgttcatgtaaatgaggcctaaatgtggttgtttctgcagcaaactCATTTAATCAAGTTCTGTACAGATGACTGGAACtggttttcagtcgcagaaattactGCGACAAAATCTGCGACAGGAAGTAGCTATCTGACCGCTACTATTGGCCCAAAGTTGGACTCCCTCACAGGCAATCAAAGTGAGAGGACTATACCGACCTATTTCTCTCACTGTGCAGACACATATGTGATAAATCTATTCCTGGAGAGTGTGAACCATGATCTGTTATCAGTGACCAAATGTGGTTATCAGGGATGTGGACAGACTAGAGTCTTTAAAACTATGAACACCTTTGGAAGCATTTTTTTgttagtattattattaataataataataataataataataataataatgcatcaATGTGTTATGTGTTTATAAACAACTTTCAAATTGACCTTTATTATCATTCTTTCTTTTActtgatacagcttttatgtgtcctgtatacatagaatagAAACTGTATCTTTCTCtttcagccgattccgtcagtttagctgaactgatGGCATGGCTAagggcgggtcctgcgtgtctatgGATCTTGCagatccagctaataacaatcacaccttagtttataacttagatgtaat
This genomic stretch from Rhinoderma darwinii isolate aRhiDar2 chromosome 4, aRhiDar2.hap1, whole genome shotgun sequence harbors:
- the LOC142760828 gene encoding cysteinyl leukotriene receptor 2-like, which translates into the protein MNNSEEDTLHPCPIEDDYKYLVYTAVYIIVFLSGLLFNVAAVYVFCKIRKKKGISTICLQNLAVADLLFIFFLPLRITYYHKNGTWIFGDFMCRVTSFSFYFSMYSSIFFLACLSIFRYMSVVHPGTIKVQTVIKVCAGIWVFTSLSTTPFLLSGISVRENVKRCFEPAVLSSWKRIMYINYYALIVGLLIPFLAIVVCNGLLIRHIVTMPMEKKNIRKQVTIIVLILLVFCICFLPYHIQRTVHLHYLVHHPDICTLHGVLQKTVVTTLCLAVLNTCLDPLLYVFIGHGYKSWLLLLCRYKKVENVKTSSTESSGINEAMAEEVPMNEQGQRSSNELNNETLIC